The genomic segment GGACTGGGAAATACATTAGTTAATGGTGCTTACATGGAAATCGAAGTGGCAAAAGGTAAAACATCAATGAAAACGAAATTCATATAATGGCGAACGGACTTTCATTTCAATACGCCGCATAATCTGTTATTCTTAAAGCAAAGCTCTAAACGGAAGGATGATTGAAATGGCTGGACCAGCACTTAAGCAACTACACTCCCACCGCGCAATTCATGAAGGCGGACTTTCAGGGGCAGTTAGTAAGACAGAGGGTATGATGGAATTTCTTCAACAGGGTGATCTTGCGTTGGCGAACCAGGCGGCTGATGATTTAATTGAATACTGGAAGACACGTGTTATCAGTCACGCGGATGCCGAAGAACAAGGGTTTTACGGAGAAGTTGCCGAACGGAATCCTGATCTGAAGGAAACTGTTGTTCAATTGACACGAGACCATGATTTGCTACGGATTATCGTGAAGGATATTGAACAACTGCGTGAGGACGAAAATCTGAGTCCTGCTGTACTTCATAGGTTTCATGCATTAATCGTCGTCAATGAAATACATAGCCGCGATGAAGAACGCATGCTTTTTGAAAACTAATACTACTTTAAGCGCCATTAACCGGTGCTTTTTTCTTTGATATATAGTTAGGAGATGGTCCAAATCGAAAAAGCTTTATCGATATTGACAACATATTTTGGGTATCCTTCTTTTAGGACAGGTCAGGAGCAAGTTATCCGGGGCGTTATGAGCTATCAGGATACACTTTGCGTTATGCCGACGGGGGGCGGGAAGTCTGTCTGTTACCAAGTGCCCGCACTCGTGATGGATGGCACCGTTCTTGTTATTTCACCACTTATTTCACTGATGAAAGACCAAGTCGATGCACTCCACCAAGTAGGGATTCCCGCAGCGTATATCAATAGTTCACTTTCATCAGAGGAATACTTTGAAACAATGGAGAGAGCCGTGTTGGGCGAGTATCAGCTTCTTTACGTCGCCCCTGAACGTCTTGACTCACCGTCTTTCAAAAATCAGTTGCGGCGGATGACAATTCCGATGGTCGCTATTGACGAAGCACATTGTATTTCGCAATGGGGTCACGATTTTCGTCCAAGTTACCGCAATATAAGCAGTATTGTTTCTCTATTTGATAAAAAGCCGGTTCTCCTTGCACTAACAGCTACTGCCACACCAGCTGTCCGGGAAGATATTTGCCGTCAGCTTGGAATTAGTGAAAATAATACGGTTATGACAGGATTTGAGCGGGCAAACCTCACTTTTTCGGTCGTCAAAGGGCAAGACCGTGAAAAATTTGTAAAAGAATACGTCCGTAAAAATGAAGGAGAAGCGGGCATTATTTACGCTGCTACACGAAAAGCGGTTGATCATGTGCACGACATTCTTCAAAAAAGTGGAGTGTCTGTTGCGAAATATCATGCTGGACTTGGAGATATTGAACGTCAGTCTGGACAAGACCGTTTTTTGAATGATGAGGCGTCAGTCATGGTTGCGACAAATGCATTCGGCATGGGAATTGATAAATCCAATATCCGCTATGTTATTCATTACCAGATGCCGAAAAATATGGAGAGCTATTATCAGGAGGCAGGGCGTGCAGGACGTGATGGGCTTGACAGTGCTTGTACTGTGCTATTTTCATCACAGGATGTACAAACCCAGCGTTTCTTGATTGATCAATCACAAGACCCAAGCAGAATTCCGGCAGAGCTTGAAAAATTGCAGTCAATGATTGACTATTGCCATACAGAAACATGCCTTCAGAAATTCATTATTTTGTATTTCGGAGAGACAGATGTGAAGGACTGCGGTCGCTGTGCAAATTGTACCGACACACGTGAAAGTACGGATGTGACTGAAGACGTTCAAAAAGTATTGTCATGTGTCATTCGAATGGGACAACGGTTTGGCAAGGCGATGATTGCACAAGTATTAACAGGATCTCGGAACAAGAAGGTGATTGAATTCGGTTTCGATAAATTAACGACATACGGTTTAATGAAAGGGCGTAGCGCAAAAGATATATCTGATTTCATCGAGTTCATCATTTCAGAAAGTTATCTTGGCGTGGAGAATGGGCAGTTTCCAACCATTTACGTCAGTGAACAAGGGAAAGATGTGCTGACAGGTAAAGTGACAGTCAATCGAAAAGTGACTGTTATTACAATGCAAGTTGCGAATGATGATCCACTATTCGACCAGCTTCGTGCACTACGTATGAAACTGGCTCAAGAAGCGGGTGTACCGCCGTTCGTCGTCTTTTCAGATAAAACGTTGCGTGATATGGCGGCAAGAATGCCTGTTACAAATGATGATTTCCTCGAAGTAAATGGTGTTGGTCTTGCGAAATTGGAAAGATACGGGGAAGCATTCATGGAAGAAATCAAGACTTTTCAAATGCAAAACGCATAAAAACCATCCGGACAATGAACAGTCCGGATGGTTTTTTGTTATCAAATTATCTATTATCAACTTTTTCCGGATACATATCGTGATTCATCATCCGGTGTTCCGCCATTTGTACATATTTTGTTTCGGGTTTGCCATAGTTGCAATAAGGATCGATTGACAAGCCGCCACGCGGCGTAAATTTCCCCCATACTTCGATATAACGCGGTTCAATTAGTTTGATTATGTCATTCATAATAATATTGACGCAGTCTTCATGAAAGTCGCCATGATTTCGGAAACTGAATAGATATAATTTGAGTGCTTTACTCTCCACAAGTTTTTTATCCGGCACAAAACTGATATACATCGTCGCGAAATCGGGTTGCCCTGTCATCGGACAAAGTGATGTAAACTCCGGACAGTTGAATTTAACAAAGTAATCGCGATCCACATGCATATTGTCGACAGCCTCTAAAACATCGGGGTTGTACTCGTACACGTATTTCGTGTTTTGATTGCCGAGCAAAGTTAAGTCGGTCAATGTTGCTTCATCTCTTCCAGCCAATTAAAAAAACCTCCCGTATATTTTGTCAGGGAGGTCCATAGGCGCCGGGAAAACGGCCATATCGAATGCACATGGCGTAAATTCCGTCATCCATAGTTTTTTATAGAGGGTCGCTATGAACCTCTCCCGAACAGGGTATTCATTTCGTATCTGACATTATAGGACGTGCGATGATTTGTCAATAGATCCTTTTTTCTTCAAGCCAATCAAGGCATATAAAGCGACAGCGAGGAGGATGAATCCTGTCAGCATGAAAGCGCCTCGGTACTCCAAGTCCAAGAATCCAATCAAGCTTGAACCTGCAACGA from the Sporosarcina psychrophila genome contains:
- a CDS encoding hemerythrin domain-containing protein; the protein is MAGPALKQLHSHRAIHEGGLSGAVSKTEGMMEFLQQGDLALANQAADDLIEYWKTRVISHADAEEQGFYGEVAERNPDLKETVVQLTRDHDLLRIIVKDIEQLREDENLSPAVLHRFHALIVVNEIHSRDEERMLFEN
- the queF gene encoding preQ(1) synthase, translated to MAGRDEATLTDLTLLGNQNTKYVYEYNPDVLEAVDNMHVDRDYFVKFNCPEFTSLCPMTGQPDFATMYISFVPDKKLVESKALKLYLFSFRNHGDFHEDCVNIIMNDIIKLIEPRYIEVWGKFTPRGGLSIDPYCNYGKPETKYVQMAEHRMMNHDMYPEKVDNR
- the recQ gene encoding DNA helicase RecQ, with amino-acid sequence MVQIEKALSILTTYFGYPSFRTGQEQVIRGVMSYQDTLCVMPTGGGKSVCYQVPALVMDGTVLVISPLISLMKDQVDALHQVGIPAAYINSSLSSEEYFETMERAVLGEYQLLYVAPERLDSPSFKNQLRRMTIPMVAIDEAHCISQWGHDFRPSYRNISSIVSLFDKKPVLLALTATATPAVREDICRQLGISENNTVMTGFERANLTFSVVKGQDREKFVKEYVRKNEGEAGIIYAATRKAVDHVHDILQKSGVSVAKYHAGLGDIERQSGQDRFLNDEASVMVATNAFGMGIDKSNIRYVIHYQMPKNMESYYQEAGRAGRDGLDSACTVLFSSQDVQTQRFLIDQSQDPSRIPAELEKLQSMIDYCHTETCLQKFIILYFGETDVKDCGRCANCTDTRESTDVTEDVQKVLSCVIRMGQRFGKAMIAQVLTGSRNKKVIEFGFDKLTTYGLMKGRSAKDISDFIEFIISESYLGVENGQFPTIYVSEQGKDVLTGKVTVNRKVTVITMQVANDDPLFDQLRALRMKLAQEAGVPPFVVFSDKTLRDMAARMPVTNDDFLEVNGVGLAKLERYGEAFMEEIKTFQMQNA